A window from Symphalangus syndactylus isolate Jambi chromosome 22, NHGRI_mSymSyn1-v2.1_pri, whole genome shotgun sequence encodes these proteins:
- the DVL1 gene encoding segment polarity protein dishevelled homolog DVL-1 isoform X2 encodes MAETKIIYHMDEEETPYLVKLPVAPERVTLADFKNVLSNRPVHAYKFFFKSMDQDFGVVKEEIFDDNAKLPCFNGRVVSWLVLAEGAHSDVGSQGTDSHTDLPPPLERTGGIGDSRPPSFHPNVASSRDGMDNETGTESMVSHRRERARRRNREEAARTNGHPRGDRRRDVGLPPDSASTALSSELESSSFVDSDEDGSTSRLSSSTEQSTSSRLIRKHKRRRRKQRLRQTDRASSFSSITDSTMSLNIVTVTLNMERHHFLGISIVGQSNDRGDGGIYIGSIMKGGAVAADGRIEPGDMLLQVNDVNFENMSNDDAVRVLREIVSQTGPISLTVAKCWDPTPRSYFTVPRADPVRPIDPAAWLSHTAALTGALPRYELEEAPLTVKSDMSAVVRVMQLPDSGLEIRDRMWLKITIANAVIGADVVDWLYTHVEGFKERREARKYASSLLKHGFLRHTVNKITFSEQCYYVFGDLCSNLATLNLNSGSSGASDQDTLAPLPHPAAPWPLGQGYPYQYPGPPPCFPPAYQDPGFSYGSGSTGSQQSEGSKSSGSTRSSRRAPGREKERRAAGAGGSGSESDHTAPSGVGSSWRERPAGQLSRGSSPRSQASATAPGLPPPHPMTKAYTVVGGPPGGPPVRELAAVPPELTGSRQSFQKAMGNPCEFFVDIM; translated from the exons ATGGCGGAGACCAAGATCATCTACCACATGGACGAGGAGGAGACGCCGTACCTGGTCAAGCTGCCCGTGGCCCCCGAGCGCGTCACGCTAGCCGACTTCAAGAACGTGCTCAGCAACCGGCCCGTGCACGCCTACAAATTCTTCTTTAAGTCCATGGACCAGGACTTCGG GGTGGTGAAGGAGGAGATCTTTGATGACAACGCCAAGCTTCCCTGCTTCAACGGCCGCGTGGTCTCCTGG CTGGTCCTGGCTGAGGGTGCTCACTCGGATGTGGGGTCCCAGGGCACGGACAGCCACACAGACCTGCCCCCGCCTCTCGAGCGGACAGGCGGCATCGGAGACTCCCGGCCCCCCTCCTTCCA CCCAAATGTGGCCAGCAGCCGTGACGGGATGGACAATGAGACAGGCACGGAGTCCATGGTCAGCCACCGGCGGGAGCGTGCCCGACGCCGGAACCGCGAGGAGG CCGCCCGGACCAATGGGCACCCAAGGGGAGACCGACGGCGGGATGTAGGGCTGCCCCCAGACAGTGCGTCCACCGCCCTGAGCAGCGAGCTTGAATCCAGCAGCTTTGTGGACTCGGACGAGGATGGCAGCACAAGcag GCTGAGCAGCTCCACGGAGCAGAGCACCTCATCCAGGCTCATCCGGAAGCACAAACGCCGGCGGAGGAAGCAGCGCCTTCGGCAGACGGACCGG GCCTCCTCCTTCAGCAGCATAACCGACTCCACCATGTCTCTCAACATCGTCACTGTCACGCTCAACATGG AGAGACATCACTTTCTGGGCATCAGCATCGTGGGGCAGAGCAACGACCGTGGAGACGGCGGCATCTACATCGGCTCCATCATGAAGGGCGGGGCTGTGGCCGCTGACGGCCGTATCGAGCCCGGCGACATGTTGCTGCAG GTGAATGACGTGAACTTTGAGAATATGAGCAACGATGACGCTGTGCGGGTGCTGCGGGAGATCGTGTCCCAGACGGG GCCCATCAGCCTCACTGTGGCCAAGTGCTGGGACCCGACGCCTCGAAGCTACTTCACCGTCCCACGGG CTGACCCGGTGCGGCCCATCGACCCCGCCGCCTGGCTGTCCCACACGGCGGCACTGACAGGAGCCCTGCCCCGCTACG AGCTGGAAGAGGCGCCGCTGACGGTGAAGAGTGACATGAGCGCCGTGGTCCGGGTCATGCAGCTGCCAGACTCGGGACTGGAGATCCGAGACCGTATGTGGCTCAAGATCACCATTGCCAACGCTGTCATCG GGGCGGACGTGGTGGACTGGCTGTACACACACGTGGAGGGCTTCAAGGAGCGGCGGGAGGCCCGGAAGTACGCCAGCAGCTTGCTGAAACACGGCTTCCTGCGGCACACGGTCAACAAGATCACCTTCTCCGAGCAGTGCTACTACGTCTTCGGGGACCTCTGCAGCA ATCTCGCCACCCTGAACCTCAACAGTGGCTCCAGTGGGGCTTCGGATCAGGACACGCTGGCCCCGCTGCCCCACCCGGCTGCCCCCTGGCCCCTGGGTCAGGGCTACCCCTACCAGTACCCGGGGCCCCCGCCCTGCTTCCCGCCTGCCTACCAGGACCCAGGCTTTAGCTATGGCAGTGGTAGCACCGGGAGTCAGCAGAGTGAAG GGAGCAAGAGCAGCGGGTCCACGCGGAGCAGCCGCCGGGCCCCGGGCCGTGAGAAGGAGCGTCGGGCGGCGGGAGCCGGGGGCAGTGGCAGTGAATCGGATCACACGGCACCgagtggggtggggagcagcTGGCGAGAGCGTCCGGCTGGCCAGCTCAGCCGCGGCAGCAGCCCACGCAGTCAGGCCTCGGCCACCGCCCCGGggctccccccgccccaccccatgACCAAGGCCTATACGGTGGTGGGGGGGCCCCCCGGGGGACCCCCTGTCCGGGAGCTGGCTGCCGTCCCCCCGGAGTTGACAGGCAGTCGCCAGTCCTTTCAGAAGGCCATGGGGAACCCCTGTGAGTTCTTCGTGGACATCATGTGA
- the DVL1 gene encoding segment polarity protein dishevelled homolog DVL-1 isoform X3, with translation MAETKIIYHMDEEETPYLVKLPVAPERVTLADFKNVLSNRPVHAYKFFFKSMDQDFGVVKEEIFDDNAKLPCFNGRVVSWLVLAEGAHSDVGSQGTDSHTDLPPPLERTGGIGDSRPPSFHPNVASSRDGMDNETGTESMVSHRRERARRRNREEAARTNGHPRGDRRRDVGLPPDSASTALSSELESSSFVDSDEDGSTSRLSSSTEQSTSSRLIRKHKRRRRKQRLRQTDRASSFSSITDSTMSLNIVTVTLNMERHHFLGISIVGQSNDRGDGGIYIGSIMKGGAVAADGRIEPGDMLLQVNDVNFENMSNDDAVRVLREIVSQTGPISLTVAKCWDPTPRSYFTVPRADPVRPIDPAAWLSHTAALTGALPRYGTSPCSSAVTRTSSSSLTSSVPGAPQLEEAPLTVKSDMSAVVRVMQLPDSGLEIRDRMWLKITIANAVIGADVVDWLYTHVEGFKERREARKYASSLLKHGFLRHTVNKITFSEQCYYVFGDLCSNLATLNLNSGSSGASDQDTLAPLPHPAAPWPLGQGYPYQYPGPPPCFPPAYQDPGFSYGSGSTGSQQSEGSKSSGSTRSSRRAPGREKERRAAGAGGSGSESDHTAPSGVGSSWRERPAGQLSRGSSPRSQASATAPGLPPPHPMTKAYTVVGGPPGGPPVRELAAVPPELTGSRQSFQKAMGNPCEFFVDIM, from the exons ATGGCGGAGACCAAGATCATCTACCACATGGACGAGGAGGAGACGCCGTACCTGGTCAAGCTGCCCGTGGCCCCCGAGCGCGTCACGCTAGCCGACTTCAAGAACGTGCTCAGCAACCGGCCCGTGCACGCCTACAAATTCTTCTTTAAGTCCATGGACCAGGACTTCGG GGTGGTGAAGGAGGAGATCTTTGATGACAACGCCAAGCTTCCCTGCTTCAACGGCCGCGTGGTCTCCTGG CTGGTCCTGGCTGAGGGTGCTCACTCGGATGTGGGGTCCCAGGGCACGGACAGCCACACAGACCTGCCCCCGCCTCTCGAGCGGACAGGCGGCATCGGAGACTCCCGGCCCCCCTCCTTCCA CCCAAATGTGGCCAGCAGCCGTGACGGGATGGACAATGAGACAGGCACGGAGTCCATGGTCAGCCACCGGCGGGAGCGTGCCCGACGCCGGAACCGCGAGGAGG CCGCCCGGACCAATGGGCACCCAAGGGGAGACCGACGGCGGGATGTAGGGCTGCCCCCAGACAGTGCGTCCACCGCCCTGAGCAGCGAGCTTGAATCCAGCAGCTTTGTGGACTCGGACGAGGATGGCAGCACAAGcag GCTGAGCAGCTCCACGGAGCAGAGCACCTCATCCAGGCTCATCCGGAAGCACAAACGCCGGCGGAGGAAGCAGCGCCTTCGGCAGACGGACCGG GCCTCCTCCTTCAGCAGCATAACCGACTCCACCATGTCTCTCAACATCGTCACTGTCACGCTCAACATGG AGAGACATCACTTTCTGGGCATCAGCATCGTGGGGCAGAGCAACGACCGTGGAGACGGCGGCATCTACATCGGCTCCATCATGAAGGGCGGGGCTGTGGCCGCTGACGGCCGTATCGAGCCCGGCGACATGTTGCTGCAG GTGAATGACGTGAACTTTGAGAATATGAGCAACGATGACGCTGTGCGGGTGCTGCGGGAGATCGTGTCCCAGACGGG GCCCATCAGCCTCACTGTGGCCAAGTGCTGGGACCCGACGCCTCGAAGCTACTTCACCGTCCCACGGG CTGACCCGGTGCGGCCCATCGACCCCGCCGCCTGGCTGTCCCACACGGCGGCACTGACAGGAGCCCTGCCCCGCTACGGTACGAGCCCCTGCTCCAGCGCCGTCACGCGCACCAGCTCCTCCTCACTAACCAGCTCCGTGCCTGGTGCTCCAC AGCTGGAAGAGGCGCCGCTGACGGTGAAGAGTGACATGAGCGCCGTGGTCCGGGTCATGCAGCTGCCAGACTCGGGACTGGAGATCCGAGACCGTATGTGGCTCAAGATCACCATTGCCAACGCTGTCATCG GGGCGGACGTGGTGGACTGGCTGTACACACACGTGGAGGGCTTCAAGGAGCGGCGGGAGGCCCGGAAGTACGCCAGCAGCTTGCTGAAACACGGCTTCCTGCGGCACACGGTCAACAAGATCACCTTCTCCGAGCAGTGCTACTACGTCTTCGGGGACCTCTGCAGCA ATCTCGCCACCCTGAACCTCAACAGTGGCTCCAGTGGGGCTTCGGATCAGGACACGCTGGCCCCGCTGCCCCACCCGGCTGCCCCCTGGCCCCTGGGTCAGGGCTACCCCTACCAGTACCCGGGGCCCCCGCCCTGCTTCCCGCCTGCCTACCAGGACCCAGGCTTTAGCTATGGCAGTGGTAGCACCGGGAGTCAGCAGAGTGAAG GGAGCAAGAGCAGCGGGTCCACGCGGAGCAGCCGCCGGGCCCCGGGCCGTGAGAAGGAGCGTCGGGCGGCGGGAGCCGGGGGCAGTGGCAGTGAATCGGATCACACGGCACCgagtggggtggggagcagcTGGCGAGAGCGTCCGGCTGGCCAGCTCAGCCGCGGCAGCAGCCCACGCAGTCAGGCCTCGGCCACCGCCCCGGggctccccccgccccaccccatgACCAAGGCCTATACGGTGGTGGGGGGGCCCCCCGGGGGACCCCCTGTCCGGGAGCTGGCTGCCGTCCCCCCGGAGTTGACAGGCAGTCGCCAGTCCTTTCAGAAGGCCATGGGGAACCCCTGTGAGTTCTTCGTGGACATCATGTGA
- the DVL1 gene encoding segment polarity protein dishevelled homolog DVL-1 isoform X1, giving the protein MAETKIIYHMDEEETPYLVKLPVAPERVTLADFKNVLSNRPVHAYKFFFKSMDQDFGVVKEEIFDDNAKLPCFNGRVVSWLVLAEGAHSDVGSQGTDSHTDLPPPLERTGGIGDSRPPSFHPNVASSRDGMDNETGTESMVSHRRERARRRNREEAARTNGHPRGDRRRDVGLPPDSASTALSSELESSSFVDSDEDGSTSRLSSSTEQSTSSRLIRKHKRRRRKQRLRQTDRASSFSSITDSTMSLNIVTVTLNMERHHFLGISIVGQSNDRGDGGIYIGSIMKGGAVAADGRIEPGDMLLQVNDVNFENMSNDDAVRVLREIVSQTGPISLTVAKCWDPTPRSYFTVPRADPVRPIDPAAWLSHTAALTGALPRYGTSPCSSAVTRTSSSSLTSSVPGAPQLEEAPLTVKSDMSAVVRVMQLPDSGLEIRDRMWLKITIANAVIGADVVDWLYTHVEGFKERREARKYASSLLKHGFLRHTVNKITFSEQCYYVFGDLCSNLATLNLNSGSSGASDQDTLAPLPHPAAPWPLGQGYPYQYPGPPPCFPPAYQDPGFSYGSGSTGSQQSEGSKSSGSTRSSRRAPGREKERRAAGAGGSGSESDHTAPSGVGSSWRERPAGQLSRGSSPRSQASATAPGLPPPHPMTKAYTVVGGPPGGPPVRELAAVPPELTGSRQSFQKAMGNPCEFFVDIM; this is encoded by the exons ATGGCGGAGACCAAGATCATCTACCACATGGACGAGGAGGAGACGCCGTACCTGGTCAAGCTGCCCGTGGCCCCCGAGCGCGTCACGCTAGCCGACTTCAAGAACGTGCTCAGCAACCGGCCCGTGCACGCCTACAAATTCTTCTTTAAGTCCATGGACCAGGACTTCGG GGTGGTGAAGGAGGAGATCTTTGATGACAACGCCAAGCTTCCCTGCTTCAACGGCCGCGTGGTCTCCTGG CTGGTCCTGGCTGAGGGTGCTCACTCGGATGTGGGGTCCCAGGGCACGGACAGCCACACAGACCTGCCCCCGCCTCTCGAGCGGACAGGCGGCATCGGAGACTCCCGGCCCCCCTCCTTCCA CCCAAATGTGGCCAGCAGCCGTGACGGGATGGACAATGAGACAGGCACGGAGTCCATGGTCAGCCACCGGCGGGAGCGTGCCCGACGCCGGAACCGCGAGGAGG CCGCCCGGACCAATGGGCACCCAAGGGGAGACCGACGGCGGGATGTAGGGCTGCCCCCAGACAGTGCGTCCACCGCCCTGAGCAGCGAGCTTGAATCCAGCAGCTTTGTGGACTCGGACGAGGATGGCAGCACAAGcag GCTGAGCAGCTCCACGGAGCAGAGCACCTCATCCAGGCTCATCCGGAAGCACAAACGCCGGCGGAGGAAGCAGCGCCTTCGGCAGACGGACCGG GCCTCCTCCTTCAGCAGCATAACCGACTCCACCATGTCTCTCAACATCGTCACTGTCACGCTCAACATGG AGAGACATCACTTTCTGGGCATCAGCATCGTGGGGCAGAGCAACGACCGTGGAGACGGCGGCATCTACATCGGCTCCATCATGAAGGGCGGGGCTGTGGCCGCTGACGGCCGTATCGAGCCCGGCGACATGTTG CTGCAGGTGAATGACGTGAACTTTGAGAATATGAGCAACGATGACGCTGTGCGGGTGCTGCGGGAGATCGTGTCCCAGACGGG GCCCATCAGCCTCACTGTGGCCAAGTGCTGGGACCCGACGCCTCGAAGCTACTTCACCGTCCCACGGG CTGACCCGGTGCGGCCCATCGACCCCGCCGCCTGGCTGTCCCACACGGCGGCACTGACAGGAGCCCTGCCCCGCTACGGTACGAGCCCCTGCTCCAGCGCCGTCACGCGCACCAGCTCCTCCTCACTAACCAGCTCCGTGCCTGGTGCTCCAC AGCTGGAAGAGGCGCCGCTGACGGTGAAGAGTGACATGAGCGCCGTGGTCCGGGTCATGCAGCTGCCAGACTCGGGACTGGAGATCCGAGACCGTATGTGGCTCAAGATCACCATTGCCAACGCTGTCATCG GGGCGGACGTGGTGGACTGGCTGTACACACACGTGGAGGGCTTCAAGGAGCGGCGGGAGGCCCGGAAGTACGCCAGCAGCTTGCTGAAACACGGCTTCCTGCGGCACACGGTCAACAAGATCACCTTCTCCGAGCAGTGCTACTACGTCTTCGGGGACCTCTGCAGCA ATCTCGCCACCCTGAACCTCAACAGTGGCTCCAGTGGGGCTTCGGATCAGGACACGCTGGCCCCGCTGCCCCACCCGGCTGCCCCCTGGCCCCTGGGTCAGGGCTACCCCTACCAGTACCCGGGGCCCCCGCCCTGCTTCCCGCCTGCCTACCAGGACCCAGGCTTTAGCTATGGCAGTGGTAGCACCGGGAGTCAGCAGAGTGAAG GGAGCAAGAGCAGCGGGTCCACGCGGAGCAGCCGCCGGGCCCCGGGCCGTGAGAAGGAGCGTCGGGCGGCGGGAGCCGGGGGCAGTGGCAGTGAATCGGATCACACGGCACCgagtggggtggggagcagcTGGCGAGAGCGTCCGGCTGGCCAGCTCAGCCGCGGCAGCAGCCCACGCAGTCAGGCCTCGGCCACCGCCCCGGggctccccccgccccaccccatgACCAAGGCCTATACGGTGGTGGGGGGGCCCCCCGGGGGACCCCCTGTCCGGGAGCTGGCTGCCGTCCCCCCGGAGTTGACAGGCAGTCGCCAGTCCTTTCAGAAGGCCATGGGGAACCCCTGTGAGTTCTTCGTGGACATCATGTGA
- the DVL1 gene encoding segment polarity protein dishevelled homolog DVL-1 isoform X4 gives MAETKIIYHMDEEETPYLVKLPVAPERVTLADFKNVLSNRPVHAYKFFFKSMDQDFGVVKEEIFDDNAKLPCFNGRVVSWLVLAEGAHSDVGSQGTDSHTDLPPPLERTGGIGDSRPPSFHPNVASSRDGMDNETGTESMVSHRRERARRRNREEAARTNGHPRGDRRRDVGLPPDSASTALSSELESSSFVDSDEDGSTSRLSSSTEQSTSSRLIRKHKRRRRKQRLRQTDRASSFSSITDSTMSLNIVTVTLNMERHHFLGISIVGQSNDRGDGGIYIGSIMKGGAVAADGRIEPGDMLLQVNDVNFENMSNDDAVRVLREIVSQTGPISLTVAKCWDPTPRSYFTVPRADPVRPIDPAAWLSHTAALTGALPRYGTSPCSSAVTRTSSSSLTSSVPGAPQLEEAPLTVKSDMSAVVRVMQLPDSGLEIRDRMWLKITIANAVIGADVVDWLYTHVEGFKERREARKYASSLLKHGFLRHTVNKITFSEQCYYVFGDLCSNLATLNLNSGSSGASDQDTLAPLPHPAAPWPLGQGYPYQYPGPPPCFPPAYQDPGFSYGSGSTGSQQSEALD, from the exons ATGGCGGAGACCAAGATCATCTACCACATGGACGAGGAGGAGACGCCGTACCTGGTCAAGCTGCCCGTGGCCCCCGAGCGCGTCACGCTAGCCGACTTCAAGAACGTGCTCAGCAACCGGCCCGTGCACGCCTACAAATTCTTCTTTAAGTCCATGGACCAGGACTTCGG GGTGGTGAAGGAGGAGATCTTTGATGACAACGCCAAGCTTCCCTGCTTCAACGGCCGCGTGGTCTCCTGG CTGGTCCTGGCTGAGGGTGCTCACTCGGATGTGGGGTCCCAGGGCACGGACAGCCACACAGACCTGCCCCCGCCTCTCGAGCGGACAGGCGGCATCGGAGACTCCCGGCCCCCCTCCTTCCA CCCAAATGTGGCCAGCAGCCGTGACGGGATGGACAATGAGACAGGCACGGAGTCCATGGTCAGCCACCGGCGGGAGCGTGCCCGACGCCGGAACCGCGAGGAGG CCGCCCGGACCAATGGGCACCCAAGGGGAGACCGACGGCGGGATGTAGGGCTGCCCCCAGACAGTGCGTCCACCGCCCTGAGCAGCGAGCTTGAATCCAGCAGCTTTGTGGACTCGGACGAGGATGGCAGCACAAGcag GCTGAGCAGCTCCACGGAGCAGAGCACCTCATCCAGGCTCATCCGGAAGCACAAACGCCGGCGGAGGAAGCAGCGCCTTCGGCAGACGGACCGG GCCTCCTCCTTCAGCAGCATAACCGACTCCACCATGTCTCTCAACATCGTCACTGTCACGCTCAACATGG AGAGACATCACTTTCTGGGCATCAGCATCGTGGGGCAGAGCAACGACCGTGGAGACGGCGGCATCTACATCGGCTCCATCATGAAGGGCGGGGCTGTGGCCGCTGACGGCCGTATCGAGCCCGGCGACATGTTG CTGCAGGTGAATGACGTGAACTTTGAGAATATGAGCAACGATGACGCTGTGCGGGTGCTGCGGGAGATCGTGTCCCAGACGGG GCCCATCAGCCTCACTGTGGCCAAGTGCTGGGACCCGACGCCTCGAAGCTACTTCACCGTCCCACGGG CTGACCCGGTGCGGCCCATCGACCCCGCCGCCTGGCTGTCCCACACGGCGGCACTGACAGGAGCCCTGCCCCGCTACGGTACGAGCCCCTGCTCCAGCGCCGTCACGCGCACCAGCTCCTCCTCACTAACCAGCTCCGTGCCTGGTGCTCCAC AGCTGGAAGAGGCGCCGCTGACGGTGAAGAGTGACATGAGCGCCGTGGTCCGGGTCATGCAGCTGCCAGACTCGGGACTGGAGATCCGAGACCGTATGTGGCTCAAGATCACCATTGCCAACGCTGTCATCG GGGCGGACGTGGTGGACTGGCTGTACACACACGTGGAGGGCTTCAAGGAGCGGCGGGAGGCCCGGAAGTACGCCAGCAGCTTGCTGAAACACGGCTTCCTGCGGCACACGGTCAACAAGATCACCTTCTCCGAGCAGTGCTACTACGTCTTCGGGGACCTCTGCAGCA ATCTCGCCACCCTGAACCTCAACAGTGGCTCCAGTGGGGCTTCGGATCAGGACACGCTGGCCCCGCTGCCCCACCCGGCTGCCCCCTGGCCCCTGGGTCAGGGCTACCCCTACCAGTACCCGGGGCCCCCGCCCTGCTTCCCGCCTGCCTACCAGGACCCAGGCTTTAGCTATGGCAGTGGTAGCACCGGGAGTCAGCAGAGTGAAG CCTTAGACTGA